In Streptococcus uberis, a single window of DNA contains:
- a CDS encoding histidine phosphatase family protein — MKCFLMRHGQTLFNTQGRVQGACDSPLTELGIEQALLAKRYFEEQQITFDRVYSSTQERATDTAKLLADQEVLQLKGLKEMDFGRFEAQPEYLLPHHRPGANSYEDQLVPYGGEDIRKVGIRVRNAIESVSNENPDSTVLMVSHGAAMWGLCLELGISFPPGVHFSNCSICEFDVFDSKWQLKRLIQPTKNFDIIDF, encoded by the coding sequence ATGAAATGTTTTTTAATGCGACATGGACAAACCTTATTTAATACCCAAGGTAGAGTTCAAGGTGCATGTGATTCACCATTAACAGAGCTTGGAATAGAGCAGGCCCTATTAGCGAAGCGTTATTTTGAAGAGCAGCAGATAACTTTTGATCGTGTCTATTCATCAACACAAGAAAGAGCAACAGACACTGCAAAATTGTTAGCAGATCAGGAAGTGCTTCAACTGAAAGGTTTAAAAGAAATGGATTTTGGCCGCTTTGAAGCTCAACCCGAATATCTATTACCTCATCATAGACCAGGTGCTAATTCTTATGAAGATCAATTGGTTCCCTATGGGGGAGAAGATATTAGAAAGGTTGGTATTCGAGTTCGCAACGCTATTGAATCTGTCTCGAATGAAAACCCTGATTCAACAGTGCTAATGGTCAGTCATGGAGCGGCTATGTGGGGGCTTTGTTTAGAATTAGGCATCAGTTTTCCTCCAGGGGTTCATTTTTCAAACTGCTCCATTTGCGAGTTTGACGTGTTCGACTCAAAATGGCAACTAAAACGGTTAATTCAACCAACGAAAAATTTTGACATTATTGACTTTTAA
- a CDS encoding family 1 glycosylhydrolase codes for MTKTQFPKDFLWGGAIAANQAEGAYNEGGRGLVQTDVTTGGSVNSPRYATYIDKDGKPGKLASMGHTAKLPEGARFAILEDEYYPNHEAVDFYHRYKEDIKLFAEMGYSIFRLSISWARIFPNGNDAEPNQEGLDFYRSVFEECRKYNIEPLVSIWHFDTPLALEEEFGGWTNRKLIDFYVTYAETIFKEYKGLVKYWLTFNEINNTVMFLDMFGGNATDKEYQEAYQHLHHQFVASAKAVHIGHQIDPDYQIGNMICGITFYPATCDPADILATEHKWQQGIYYCGDVQAKGKYGTYAQRLWNEHHVELDIRDEDIAILEEGKVDFYSFSYYMSNNITTHEVTDKVSGNFSAGVRNEYLTYSDWGWAQDPIGLQYYLEKIYDRYQIPLMVVENGLGAFDTVEEDGSIHDDYRIDYHRAHVKAMSDAIANGVDLIAYTTWGCIDIVSAGTGEMRKRYGFIYVDKDDQGNGTFERRPKDSFYWYKKVISSNGQDLD; via the coding sequence ATGACGAAAACACAATTTCCAAAAGATTTCTTATGGGGTGGGGCTATCGCTGCCAACCAAGCTGAAGGGGCTTACAATGAGGGGGGACGTGGACTTGTTCAAACTGATGTAACAACAGGAGGATCAGTTAACTCCCCACGATATGCAACCTATATTGACAAGGATGGAAAACCAGGAAAATTAGCTTCAATGGGACATACAGCCAAATTACCTGAGGGCGCTCGATTTGCTATTTTAGAAGATGAATATTATCCTAATCATGAGGCTGTTGACTTTTACCATAGATACAAGGAAGACATCAAACTTTTTGCAGAAATGGGATACAGTATTTTTAGATTATCTATTTCTTGGGCACGTATTTTTCCAAATGGAAATGATGCAGAGCCAAATCAAGAAGGATTAGATTTCTATCGATCTGTTTTTGAGGAATGTCGTAAATACAATATAGAGCCCTTAGTTTCAATTTGGCACTTTGACACACCATTAGCCTTAGAAGAAGAATTTGGTGGATGGACAAACCGAAAATTGATTGATTTTTATGTGACATATGCCGAAACTATTTTTAAAGAATATAAAGGTTTAGTTAAATATTGGCTTACATTTAATGAAATCAATAATACCGTTATGTTCTTAGACATGTTTGGTGGTAATGCGACTGATAAGGAGTATCAGGAAGCTTATCAACATTTGCATCATCAATTTGTAGCATCAGCAAAAGCAGTTCACATCGGACACCAAATTGATCCTGATTATCAAATTGGAAATATGATTTGTGGAATAACCTTTTATCCAGCAACATGTGATCCAGCAGATATACTTGCTACCGAACATAAATGGCAACAAGGTATTTACTATTGTGGAGACGTTCAAGCAAAAGGGAAATATGGCACTTACGCTCAACGGCTTTGGAATGAACATCACGTAGAGCTTGATATTAGAGATGAAGATATTGCTATTTTAGAAGAAGGAAAAGTTGATTTTTATTCTTTCTCTTATTATATGTCTAATAATATTACGACTCACGAAGTGACAGATAAGGTTTCAGGTAACTTTTCAGCTGGAGTTCGTAATGAATACCTTACCTATTCTGATTGGGGATGGGCTCAAGATCCTATAGGATTGCAATACTATTTAGAAAAAATTTATGACCGTTATCAAATTCCGTTGATGGTTGTCGAAAATGGCTTGGGTGCCTTTGATACGGTTGAAGAAGATGGTTCTATTCATGATGATTATCGTATTGATTACCATAGGGCTCATGTGAAAGCTATGTCGGATGCTATTGCGAATGGTGTTGATTTAATTGCCTATACAACTTGGGGCTGTATTGACATTGTCTCAGCTGGAACGGGTGAAATGCGGAAACGTTATGGTTTCATTTATGTTGATAAAGATGACCAAGGAAATGGAACTTTTGAAAGAAGACCAAAAGATAGTTTTTATTGGTACAAGAAAGTCATTTCATCTAATGGACAAGATTTAGATTAG
- a CDS encoding glycoside hydrolase family 1 protein, which produces MTKVFPKDFLWGGATAANQYEGAWNEGGRGPATSDTSRAVNPEDRKSLGSEFLTPMNREKLDFALNDSDGLYPKRWGSDFYHRYKEDIALMAEMGFKTFRMSIAWSRIFPKGDEMEPNEEGLAFYDAVFDELNKYGIEPLVTLSHYEFPIHLVTEYGGWKNRKIIDFFVHYAETVLKRYKGKVNYWLTFNEINILGMTGYLSGGLLFEDGKLNLQEMYQAVHHQFVASSLATKIAHEVDPNNKVGMMLARMEAYPATCHPDDIMQSIHKDHENLFYSDVQIRGKYPSYMKRFFKENNIELVFEEGDETILKDYPVDFMSFSYYMSSVTRHPNNQTDGQKTAGNLIMGESNPYLEASDWGWQIDPIGLRVTLNKLYDRYQVPLFIVENGLGALDKLEEDGSVHDSYRIDYLKKHIQQMHEAIEDGVDLMGYTMWGCIDLISASTSEMSKRYGFVYVDADDQGNGSFNRYKKDSFYWFKEVIETQGASIL; this is translated from the coding sequence ATGACAAAAGTATTTCCAAAAGATTTCCTCTGGGGAGGAGCAACAGCAGCAAATCAATACGAAGGTGCTTGGAATGAAGGTGGACGTGGACCTGCAACTTCTGATACCTCTCGTGCGGTCAACCCTGAAGATCGCAAATCACTAGGAAGTGAATTTTTAACGCCGATGAATCGAGAAAAATTAGACTTTGCCTTAAATGATTCAGATGGGTTATATCCAAAACGTTGGGGATCAGATTTTTACCATCGATACAAAGAAGATATTGCTTTAATGGCTGAAATGGGCTTCAAAACTTTCCGTATGTCAATTGCTTGGTCACGTATTTTCCCTAAAGGGGATGAAATGGAACCAAATGAAGAAGGATTAGCATTTTACGATGCTGTCTTTGATGAATTAAATAAATATGGCATTGAACCATTAGTTACTTTATCACACTACGAATTTCCTATTCATCTGGTGACAGAATATGGAGGATGGAAAAATCGTAAAATCATTGATTTCTTTGTTCATTACGCGGAAACAGTCTTGAAACGTTATAAAGGTAAAGTGAACTATTGGTTAACCTTTAATGAAATTAATATTTTAGGAATGACGGGTTATCTTTCAGGAGGACTTCTTTTTGAAGATGGCAAGTTAAACCTACAAGAAATGTATCAAGCAGTTCACCATCAATTTGTTGCTTCAAGCTTAGCTACAAAAATTGCTCATGAAGTGGATCCTAATAATAAAGTGGGTATGATGTTGGCCCGCATGGAAGCTTATCCAGCAACTTGTCACCCAGATGATATCATGCAATCTATCCATAAAGATCATGAAAATCTTTTCTATTCTGATGTCCAAATTAGAGGGAAGTACCCAAGTTATATGAAACGCTTCTTCAAAGAAAATAATATTGAGCTTGTTTTTGAAGAAGGTGATGAAACTATTTTAAAAGATTATCCAGTTGATTTCATGAGTTTCTCTTATTATATGTCTTCTGTTACGCGTCATCCGAACAATCAAACAGATGGACAAAAAACAGCTGGAAACTTAATTATGGGTGAATCAAACCCTTACTTAGAAGCTTCTGATTGGGGTTGGCAAATCGATCCTATCGGATTAAGAGTTACTTTAAATAAACTTTATGACCGCTATCAAGTACCACTATTTATTGTTGAAAATGGTTTAGGTGCTCTTGATAAACTTGAAGAGGATGGAAGTGTACATGACTCTTACCGCATTGATTATTTGAAAAAACACATTCAACAAATGCATGAAGCCATCGAAGATGGCGTTGACTTAATGGGTTATACCATGTGGGGTTGTATTGATTTAATTTCAGCGTCTACTTCGGAAATGTCAAAACGCTACGGTTTTGTTTATGTTGATGCCGATGACCAAGGTAATGGTAGCTTCAATCGCTATAAGAAAGATTCTTTCTATTGGTTTAAAGAAGTCATTGAAACACAAGGGGCATCCATTCTTTAA
- a CDS encoding AraC family transcriptional regulator codes for MLLSRLQTTPNEEQRKHLLPYRFFHNEVKNGRPDILFHWHPELEVTYVCEGTARYHIDYDFFNSQAGDIILIRPNGMHSIHPIAKEKHITDNFQFHLDMLGLSVVDQVSLHYLQPLQNSVNKFVHCIKPHMPGYDDIKACLFDIFSLAKEESRHFEILLKSKLHEFIYLLYFHRYVVKKNTDDTYRKNEKIRQLIDYINNHYSDNLTIDFLSQFIGYSKTHFMTVFKQHTGTSCTEFVIQVRLSKACELLIHSTRPILEIANEIGFNNLSNFNRQFKRYYNLTPSQYRKKYTKPKESRTLINPPKLS; via the coding sequence GTGTTATTATCACGCTTACAAACAACACCTAACGAAGAGCAACGAAAACATTTACTTCCCTACCGCTTTTTTCATAATGAAGTCAAAAACGGCAGACCCGATATTCTTTTTCACTGGCATCCTGAATTAGAAGTGACATATGTTTGTGAAGGAACCGCTCGCTACCATATTGATTATGACTTCTTTAATAGTCAAGCTGGAGACATTATCTTGATTCGTCCTAATGGAATGCACTCTATTCATCCAATCGCTAAAGAAAAACACATCACCGATAATTTTCAATTTCATTTAGACATGTTGGGTCTTTCTGTTGTTGATCAGGTTAGCTTGCATTATCTTCAGCCACTTCAAAACAGTGTCAATAAATTTGTCCATTGTATCAAGCCCCACATGCCTGGTTACGATGATATCAAAGCCTGTTTATTTGATATTTTTTCATTAGCAAAAGAAGAAAGTCGGCATTTTGAAATACTGCTAAAATCCAAATTACATGAGTTTATTTACTTGCTCTATTTCCATAGATATGTGGTTAAAAAAAATACTGATGATACCTATCGGAAAAATGAAAAAATTCGTCAACTCATCGACTACATCAATAATCATTATAGCGATAATTTAACAATTGATTTTCTATCTCAATTTATTGGTTACAGTAAAACACACTTCATGACAGTATTTAAACAACATACTGGCACTTCTTGCACAGAATTTGTCATCCAAGTAAGATTAAGTAAAGCTTGTGAATTACTCATTCATTCCACTAGACCCATTTTAGAAATCGCCAATGAAATAGGCTTTAATAACTTATCTAACTTCAATCGACAATTTAAACGCTATTACAATCTAACACCTAGCCAATACCGTAAGAAATACACAAAACCTAAAGAGAGTCGAACACTGATTAACCCACCGAAACTAAGTTAA
- a CDS encoding 6-phospho-beta-glucosidase: MSTKQFPKGFLWGGATAANQLEGAYDVDGRGLANVDLSPVGEARLEVITGQRKMFDFEDDYFYPAKESIDFYHRYKEDIALFAEMGFKTFRMSIAWSRIFPKGDETQPNEAGLAFYEDVFKECHKYGIEPLVTITHFDIPMHLVTEYGGWRNRKLVDFYANLVTVLFKRYKGLVKYWLTFNEINILLHAPFMGAGIVFEEGEDRNQVLYTAAHHELVASALATKIGHEIDPENKIGCMLAAGKFYPLSPRPEDVFAAMEKDRENYFFIDVQSHGEYPSYALKFFEREGISIPFEEGDKELLKENTVDFVSFSYYASRAAQAQKADQSEANLLASSENPYLEKTDWGWAIDPLGFRITLNDIYDRYRKPLFVVENGLGAVDEPDENGYVADDYRIDYLRQHIEAMRDAVTEDGVDLLGYTTWGPIDLVSAGTGEMKKRYGFIYVDRDNYGNGSLKRSKKKSFDWYKKVIASNGSDLD; the protein is encoded by the coding sequence ATGTCAACTAAACAATTTCCAAAAGGTTTTTTATGGGGTGGCGCAACAGCTGCCAACCAGCTTGAGGGTGCATACGATGTTGATGGTCGTGGTCTTGCAAATGTGGATTTGTCACCTGTTGGTGAAGCTCGCTTAGAAGTCATTACTGGTCAACGCAAAATGTTTGATTTTGAAGATGACTATTTCTATCCAGCTAAAGAATCAATTGATTTTTACCATCGTTATAAAGAAGATATTGCTCTGTTTGCTGAAATGGGCTTTAAAACTTTCCGCATGTCTATTGCTTGGTCACGTATTTTTCCTAAGGGAGATGAAACTCAACCAAACGAAGCTGGCTTAGCTTTCTATGAAGATGTTTTTAAAGAATGTCATAAATATGGTATTGAACCATTGGTGACCATTACTCACTTTGATATCCCAATGCATTTAGTGACAGAATATGGTGGTTGGAGAAACCGTAAATTAGTTGATTTTTATGCTAATCTTGTTACTGTTCTTTTCAAACGTTATAAAGGGTTGGTTAAATATTGGTTAACCTTTAACGAAATCAACATTTTATTACATGCACCATTTATGGGGGCTGGTATTGTCTTTGAAGAAGGAGAAGACCGCAATCAAGTTCTTTATACTGCAGCTCACCATGAGTTAGTTGCATCAGCTTTGGCCACAAAAATCGGACATGAGATTGACCCTGAAAACAAAATTGGATGTATGTTAGCTGCTGGTAAATTCTACCCACTTTCTCCACGTCCAGAAGATGTTTTTGCAGCAATGGAAAAAGACAGAGAAAACTATTTCTTTATTGACGTCCAATCGCATGGTGAATACCCATCATACGCTCTTAAATTCTTTGAACGTGAAGGCATCTCAATTCCTTTTGAAGAAGGTGATAAAGAACTTCTTAAAGAAAATACTGTTGATTTTGTTTCCTTCTCTTACTATGCAAGTCGTGCAGCACAAGCTCAAAAAGCTGATCAATCAGAAGCTAACTTGCTTGCATCATCAGAAAATCCATACCTTGAAAAAACAGATTGGGGTTGGGCAATTGACCCATTAGGATTCCGTATCACCTTAAACGATATTTATGATCGTTACCGTAAACCACTTTTCGTTGTTGAAAATGGACTAGGGGCAGTTGACGAACCGGATGAAAATGGTTATGTTGCAGATGATTACCGCATTGATTATCTTCGTCAACACATCGAAGCTATGCGCGATGCTGTGACCGAAGATGGTGTTGATCTGTTAGGTTATACAACTTGGGGACCAATTGACTTAGTTTCAGCTGGAACAGGTGAAATGAAAAAACGTTATGGATTTATTTATGTTGACCGTGATAACTACGGAAACGGAAGCTTGAAACGTTCTAAGAAAAAATCATTTGATTGGTATAAGAAAGTCATTGCCTCAAATGGTAGTGATTTAGATTAA
- a CDS encoding AEC family transporter — MARQKEWVGTEAKNGTNTIIFTILFPILIFHLMMNAEMKMSTVPVILYTLIAFILAVFTGQLLKGFIGLERSHFAKYLLPTVEGGSVALPLYLSIVGVSSNTVIFDIAGSVTAFLILPILVSKAAASQTNKRDLVISIIKHPFVLAIVFGLLANQLQLPQLIAKSPFAPAYDGIISRATAPIGGLILFILGYDLKIDLSTIKPLLKLLLVRVTFYMLTILGFFLLFPQFMRNHDFKLAVLIYFMCPTGFAIPSIISPVFQSEEDEMFSATFISLSLIVTLIVYTNIVIFMA, encoded by the coding sequence ATGGCTAGACAAAAAGAGTGGGTTGGCACCGAGGCTAAAAATGGAACAAATACAATTATTTTTACCATTCTCTTCCCCATTCTCATTTTTCATCTCATGATGAATGCTGAGATGAAAATGTCCACAGTACCAGTTATTCTATATACTTTAATAGCATTTATATTAGCTGTTTTTACAGGACAGTTGTTAAAAGGGTTTATTGGCCTTGAGCGCTCTCATTTTGCCAAATATCTATTACCAACAGTTGAAGGTGGTAGTGTAGCCTTACCCTTGTATTTATCTATTGTAGGTGTTTCTAGTAACACCGTCATATTTGACATTGCGGGTTCAGTGACAGCTTTTCTGATTTTACCAATTTTGGTTTCAAAAGCTGCCGCAAGCCAAACGAATAAGAGGGACTTGGTTATATCAATCATAAAGCATCCCTTTGTACTCGCTATTGTATTTGGATTACTAGCCAATCAGCTGCAATTGCCTCAACTTATTGCAAAAAGTCCTTTTGCCCCTGCTTATGACGGTATTATATCTAGAGCAACAGCACCTATTGGTGGACTCATTTTATTCATTTTAGGTTATGACTTGAAAATAGATTTGTCAACTATTAAGCCTTTATTAAAATTGCTTCTAGTACGTGTTACTTTTTATATGCTAACGATTTTAGGATTTTTCCTACTTTTTCCACAGTTCATGCGCAATCATGACTTTAAGTTAGCTGTTCTGATTTATTTTATGTGTCCAACAGGGTTTGCCATTCCATCCATTATTTCTCCGGTATTTCAGTCGGAGGAAGATGAAATGTTCTCGGCAACATTTATTTCCCTGTCATTAATTGTGACACTCATTGTTTATACTAATATTGTTATCTTTATGGCTTAA
- a CDS encoding histidine phosphatase family protein produces MQKTFYLMRHGQTLFNVQGRIQGACDSPLTELGIAQAKAARDYFEQEGIRFDSIYSSTQERACDTAELVTGRKDYIRLKGLKEWNFGSFEAHQEYLNPPLHKEDGSGYRDYFVRYGGESNVEVYQRMAATIKSVLDHEPEHHKSLFVSHGGAIAQFYRHATVDAPVPKSRMANCAILKINYDGEKMQVESIYNPMEKDFVFQR; encoded by the coding sequence ATGCAAAAAACGTTTTATCTCATGCGACATGGACAAACCTTATTTAATGTTCAAGGTCGCATCCAAGGTGCTTGTGATTCCCCCTTAACGGAACTGGGAATTGCACAAGCAAAAGCTGCGCGTGACTACTTCGAACAAGAAGGCATTCGCTTCGATAGCATATATAGTTCAACACAAGAACGCGCCTGTGACACTGCAGAACTAGTGACAGGTAGAAAAGACTATATCCGTTTAAAGGGACTCAAAGAATGGAATTTTGGGAGTTTTGAAGCTCATCAGGAATACCTCAATCCTCCCCTACATAAAGAAGATGGTTCCGGCTATCGTGATTACTTTGTTAGATATGGCGGCGAATCAAATGTTGAGGTTTATCAACGAATGGCCGCTACTATAAAGTCAGTCCTTGATCACGAACCAGAGCATCATAAAAGCTTGTTTGTTAGTCATGGAGGAGCTATTGCACAATTTTACCGCCATGCAACAGTGGATGCACCAGTTCCGAAAAGTCGCATGGCCAATTGTGCTATTTTAAAAATAAACTATGATGGCGAAAAAATGCAAGTAGAGTCTATTTATAATCCAATGGAAAAAGACTTTGTATTTCAACGATAA
- a CDS encoding Cof-type HAD-IIB family hydrolase — protein MTIKMIASDMDGTFLNEKGVYNREKFISILNQLDALGIHFVVASGNNMDRLNMIFKGLTDRMSFVAENGAHIVEEGKDLKRHVLDQKDVDLFLDYFRDDLAKNAVILSGKKQSYMHENAKLPEAFAIEPEQFKQFFSKIKLIDDFSKVGQEPILKISMMLPVDECDHVIESFNKEFKGNLTAVTSGFGAVDIIQTGIHKAWGLSLLMEKYGISSDQVMAFGDGGNDIEMLQLAEYSYAMENAPEVVKKAAKFIAPHHKHEGVLQTLETFLADIAREIES, from the coding sequence ATGACCATAAAAATGATTGCAAGTGATATGGACGGCACTTTTTTGAATGAAAAAGGTGTTTACAATCGTGAAAAATTTATTAGCATTTTGAATCAATTAGATGCATTAGGCATTCATTTTGTTGTTGCAAGTGGAAATAATATGGACCGACTAAACATGATTTTTAAAGGTCTAACGGACCGCATGTCTTTTGTTGCAGAAAATGGTGCCCATATTGTAGAAGAAGGAAAAGATTTGAAACGTCACGTTTTAGATCAAAAAGATGTTGATTTATTCCTAGACTATTTTCGTGATGATCTTGCAAAGAATGCTGTGATTCTATCCGGAAAAAAACAGTCTTATATGCATGAAAATGCTAAATTGCCAGAGGCTTTTGCTATTGAACCAGAACAATTTAAACAATTTTTCTCTAAAATAAAACTCATTGATGACTTCTCAAAAGTCGGCCAAGAGCCTATTTTAAAAATTTCCATGATGCTTCCAGTAGATGAGTGTGATCATGTGATTGAAAGCTTTAATAAGGAATTTAAAGGCAATTTAACAGCTGTGACCAGTGGGTTTGGTGCAGTAGATATCATTCAAACAGGCATTCATAAAGCTTGGGGCTTAAGTCTCTTGATGGAGAAATATGGCATTAGCTCTGATCAAGTCATGGCTTTTGGTGATGGTGGAAATGATATTGAAATGCTGCAACTAGCAGAATATTCTTATGCCATGGAAAATGCACCTGAGGTTGTTAAAAAGGCAGCAAAATTCATTGCTCCTCATCACAAACATGAAGGTGTTCTTCAAACCTTAGAAACTTTTTTAGCTGACATTGCTAGAGAAATAGAATCCTAA
- a CDS encoding AI-2E family transporter produces MTFEKKHVFYLILLFVACLAIQANWDTGTGIIKTIVKTSLPFLYGAALAYIVNIVMSAYEKLLSRFLKGNHLFHLKRAISMILAYFTFIAILFWIVSIVIPDLIASINTMMSFDTSSIKEVIRDLSHNKALARLINYVGGDAQVTKTISNYSQQLLRQFLSVLTNILTSVTLIASAIINVFVAFVFSLYVLGNKEQLCRQGNLLVDTYAGKYAQRIHYLVELLHDRFRGFFVSQTIEAMILGSLTAVGMFLFKLPFAATIGVLVAFTALLPVVGAYIGVTIGFVLIMTQSLSQAIFFVIFLIILQQFEGNLIYPRVVGGSIGLPAMWVLMAITIGASLRGVVGMIIAVPLAATCYQMIRDNIEKKQAIQKKQIS; encoded by the coding sequence ATGACGTTTGAAAAAAAACATGTATTTTATCTCATCTTATTATTTGTTGCTTGTCTGGCTATTCAAGCTAATTGGGATACAGGGACAGGGATCATCAAAACAATTGTTAAAACAAGTCTTCCATTTCTCTATGGTGCTGCGTTAGCTTATATTGTCAATATTGTGATGTCTGCTTATGAAAAGTTATTGAGTCGCTTTCTTAAAGGTAATCATCTCTTTCACCTTAAAAGAGCTATTTCAATGATTTTGGCTTATTTTACTTTCATAGCCATTTTGTTTTGGATCGTGTCAATTGTCATTCCTGATCTCATTGCAAGCATTAACACAATGATGTCTTTTGATACAAGTTCTATAAAAGAAGTCATTCGTGATTTGAGTCATAATAAAGCTCTGGCACGATTAATCAATTATGTTGGCGGAGATGCACAAGTTACCAAAACAATAAGTAATTATAGTCAACAGCTTTTAAGACAATTCTTATCAGTCTTAACAAATATTTTGACATCAGTTACTTTAATCGCGTCAGCCATTATTAATGTCTTTGTTGCCTTTGTTTTTTCTCTATATGTATTAGGGAATAAAGAGCAACTCTGTCGACAAGGTAACCTTTTGGTGGATACTTATGCAGGCAAATATGCTCAAAGAATCCACTACCTAGTAGAATTATTGCATGATCGTTTTAGAGGATTTTTCGTCAGTCAAACAATTGAGGCTATGATTCTAGGATCTTTAACGGCAGTAGGAATGTTTTTATTTAAGTTACCATTTGCGGCAACTATTGGTGTCTTAGTAGCCTTTACAGCATTATTACCAGTAGTTGGTGCTTATATTGGTGTGACAATTGGATTTGTTTTAATCATGACCCAATCTCTTTCTCAAGCTATTTTCTTCGTTATTTTCCTTATTATACTTCAACAATTTGAAGGAAACCTGATTTATCCAAGAGTAGTGGGGGGATCTATTGGTTTGCCGGCCATGTGGGTATTGATGGCTATTACCATAGGCGCTTCTCTAAGAGGAGTCGTTGGCATGATTATTGCTGTCCCATTGGCAGCGACATGTTATCAAATGATCCGTGATAATATTGAAAAAAAACAAGCGATTCAAAAAAAGCAGATTTCGTAA
- a CDS encoding SGNH/GDSL hydrolase family protein, with amino-acid sequence MLETVSAELLAYQEDRLDSYRELNQTTKPGGIVFAGDSIIEFYPLKKYLGRSLPIHNRGIAGIDSQWLLNHIDEHICQLYPEKVFLLIGTNDIGLGYSNSEIKTRVSEIIAKIQSKNENCNIYLLSVLPVSDNPNYQNTVKVRDNKGIDELNDALKTIPTINYIDLASSLKDNTNGLADGFTKDGLHLNLKGYERISNCLLNYL; translated from the coding sequence ATGCTTGAAACAGTTTCTGCAGAGTTATTAGCTTATCAAGAAGACCGTTTGGATTCTTATCGTGAACTTAACCAAACGACTAAACCTGGTGGTATTGTTTTTGCAGGTGATTCTATTATTGAATTTTACCCTTTAAAAAAATATTTAGGCCGCTCTCTCCCTATACATAATAGAGGGATAGCTGGTATTGATAGTCAATGGTTGCTTAATCATATTGACGAACATATTTGCCAATTGTATCCTGAAAAAGTTTTTCTGCTAATTGGTACCAATGATATTGGTTTAGGTTATTCAAATTCAGAAATTAAAACAAGAGTCTCAGAGATTATTGCCAAGATTCAATCAAAAAATGAAAACTGTAACATCTATCTTTTGTCAGTTTTACCAGTTTCTGATAATCCTAACTATCAAAACACTGTTAAAGTGAGAGATAATAAAGGTATTGATGAATTAAATGACGCATTAAAAACCATACCAACAATTAACTATATTGATTTGGCAAGCAGTCTTAAAGATAATACGAATGGTTTAGCTGATGGATTTACGAAAGATGGTCTTCATCTTAATTTGAAAGGCTATGAAAGAATTTCAAACTGTTTATTGAATTATTTATAA
- the radC gene encoding RadC family protein, translating to MYAVKLNKDTLLPREKLVQYGVEQLSHQELLAILLRTGNKEKHVMELASHILHCLESLADFDKLSLQELQRLPGIGKVKAIELKAMVELCHRIQKAKSSHSIQILSSYQVAKRMMHELGDKKQEHLIAIYLDTQNRIIEEKTIFIGSVRRSIAEPREILHFACRNMATSLIVVHNHPSGLTIPSENDVAFTKKIKRSCDHLGINCLDHIIVGKKQYYSFREKSDIF from the coding sequence ATGTATGCTGTTAAACTAAATAAAGACACACTTTTACCAAGAGAAAAACTTGTTCAATATGGTGTTGAACAACTCAGTCACCAAGAATTATTAGCCATCTTACTGCGGACTGGAAATAAAGAAAAACATGTTATGGAGTTAGCTTCGCATATTTTACATTGTTTGGAGAGTCTAGCAGATTTCGATAAATTATCTCTACAAGAATTACAACGATTACCAGGGATTGGAAAAGTAAAAGCGATAGAATTGAAAGCAATGGTAGAACTATGCCATCGTATCCAAAAAGCAAAATCTTCCCACTCTATTCAGATTTTATCAAGTTACCAAGTGGCTAAACGAATGATGCACGAGTTAGGTGATAAAAAACAAGAACATCTGATTGCTATCTATCTGGACACACAAAATCGTATCATAGAGGAAAAAACTATTTTTATAGGTAGTGTCAGACGTTCCATTGCAGAACCAAGGGAAATCTTACATTTCGCCTGCCGCAATATGGCAACTAGTTTGATTGTTGTTCATAATCATCCGTCAGGTTTGACCATTCCCAGCGAAAATGATGTTGCATTTACTAAAAAAATAAAACGATCATGTGATCACTTGGGCATAAACTGCCTAGATCACATCATCGTTGGAAAAAAACAATATTATAGTTTTCGAGAAAAATCTGACATTTTTTAA